The DNA segment TTCTCTCCGAGCCTCCCCACCCTGCAGAAATACCGCTGCCGGGACATCTACCAGCTCCAGACCCACTGCGGCCCCGAGTTGGGGGTTGGGGGCGCAGGAGGAGGGGCACACGGGGCTCGGGCCCGGCGCGGGGGGCGGGTCCGAGGCGGGGGGCCCAGATCGGGAGCCGCGCGCCGGGGCCCAGGCAGCTGCGGAGCGGATCGCAGCCGGCGGCGGGACCGCCACAGCCCGACCGGCCATGAACTCGGGACCCGAGCCCCGGACACCCCGGACACTCTTTAGCATCGCAGACATCCTAGGCCCGCGCATGGTTCCCCGCGGACCTTCTACGTCTCCGCTTCCAGAGTCGAGCCCTGGTCCCACGTCGCCTCTGTGCGCGCTGGAGGAGCTGACCAGTAAAACTTTCCGCGGACTTGACGGGCACGCTCCGGAGTCCTCTGAAGGTATAGCGCCCGCGAGGTCGCGCACTTTGACTCGGCcttttccccacctctctcctccagGTCCGGGTCTCGAACCTTCGTTCACCCTGGCCCCCACCCTAATctgccccctgccctcagcccacgTGCTGGGACTTGCATCTCCCGCTCCTCACCTCCCCTCCGTTAGTTCCCAGGCTCCGCGGCCGCTCCTGGAGGCCGCCAGCGCCGAGGGGAAGGGCCGGTCTGTCGAGAACTGAGTGACCCGCGGGTCCGTGCGCTGTAGGCGGGGCAATCGCGACAGAGAGAGACGGGTGAGAAGGAGACAAAAGGCCTGAGCCGGAGGCTGTAAACGAGTGAGCTCGGGCAAGGGCGGTGCCGAAAGTGCTGGGAAGCGAGGCTCGGGCCTCTCCGGGTGACCTCGCTCGGCTCCACGCCGTTCTCTTCTGGGGAGGGCACAGGAACAGAAGGTCCTCGGGGCGGCAAGGGTCGGGGGACTACGGACTTCGCCTCTCCTTACTCTTTGATCCCCCATACCTACCTTTTGGGCTCGAGGAGGAGGCGCCGTGTCATTAAAAGAAGTGTAAACCGAGAGTGCCCATCATGACCCGTGAGTCTTCAGAAGGCCACGATCCGGGTCCTCGTAACACTCCTCATGCCGGGCTAGCTGCCCCTGTTTTGACCATGGTCGGGCCCCACCTCGGGTGCCGGCCCCAATCTACAAGCCCGAATATCCTGGGGCTCCCGAAAGGCCTCAAAGGTCCCGCCCCAGATGGCCTGCCTCTGCGCCGGGTTTTCTCTGGCCCGTCCcgccctcctcccactccctcacCTCCGCAGGATGCCCTCAAGCCTGTTGCCTCCCATACCCAAGTGGCCCGTTCCACTTTATGCCCCCGACTCCCATCTCGGCCTGAACCCCGGTTGGGTAACTGACCACGGTTCTGGCTCCCGTCTGCCTTTTCCCACCTCCGCCTCCCCGACCCCGGCTTgagctccccgcccccgccccgcgccgggCCCCAGCGTCTCCTTCCCTCAGGCTAGAGACTGACCCCCGCCCTATCCCCGCAGGCCGCGCCGCCCAGGGTGCGCTGGGCCCTGGCCCCGCCGGCCGCAGACGCCGAAAGTCACGCACGGCGTTCACAGCGCAGCAGGTGGTGGAGCTGGAGCGACGCTTCGTCTTCCAGAAGTATCTGGCGCCTTCGGAGCGCGACGGGCTGGCGGCGAGGCTCGGTTTGGCCAACGCACAGGTTGTCACGTGGTTCCAGAACCGGCGCGCCAAGCTCAAGCGCGAC comes from the Zalophus californianus isolate mZalCal1 chromosome 8, mZalCal1.pri.v2, whole genome shotgun sequence genome and includes:
- the LBX2 gene encoding transcription factor LBX2; protein product: MSQSHGLAGSRWHTESGGRPGRVQPECAPGRAPQRGAARRHGTAGCSGASLRASPPCRNTAAGTSTSSRPTAAPSWGLGAQEEGHTGLGPGAGGGSEAGGPDREPRAGAQAAAERIAAGGGTATARPAMNSGPEPRTPRTLFSIADILGPRMVPRGPSTSPLPESSPGPTSPLCALEELTSKTFRGLDGHAPESSEGRAAQGALGPGPAGRRRRKSRTAFTAQQVVELERRFVFQKYLAPSERDGLAARLGLANAQVVTWFQNRRAKLKRDVEEMRADVASLSALAPEVQCRLELPDSAPGPGPGPPDSGPHLSEEEIQVDD